The following proteins come from a genomic window of Pyxidicoccus sp. MSG2:
- a CDS encoding glycoside hydrolase 5 family protein, with translation MSSSCRSTAAALALALCACGDGEPVMLEAVAADCAGGPAQQMDRLPSGSMVLNAYFLQEEAARDVRRGLSESPVLEEVLAKAAALGVRAVRTNGHNEAVSKVGDSAMQVAPLQYDEVSLEGLDRVLARARVHGVRLVLTLGNYWDAYGGARQYVEWAGLPQPVEGDPRFFTEPSVVAHYKAHVVRLLDRVNTVDGIRYGDHPAVLAWELLNEPRGKGLDKEGVKLRAWIDDVAREVKAHAPGHLVGTGEEGFEPSPEGYDAPFWAAVGSTMLRTPGSSFARNTASPFIDFASVHFYPEAWGLDGAGTAVAGAKWISEHAAIARSLGKPLFVGELGLRNEGDLDLSQRRALYRGWLECMREEGVGGGSLWMFANDSRPDAWDAHTFYFRDGTAPEDPVNRYADLIIEAASAAR, from the coding sequence ATGTCCTCTTCGTGCCGGAGCACCGCCGCGGCCCTGGCCCTCGCACTGTGTGCGTGCGGCGACGGTGAGCCGGTGATGCTGGAGGCGGTGGCCGCGGACTGCGCGGGCGGCCCGGCACAGCAGATGGACCGGCTGCCGTCGGGCAGCATGGTGCTCAACGCGTACTTCCTGCAGGAGGAGGCGGCGCGTGACGTGCGGCGCGGGCTGTCGGAGTCGCCGGTGCTGGAGGAGGTGCTGGCGAAGGCGGCGGCACTGGGCGTGCGGGCAGTGCGGACCAACGGGCACAACGAGGCGGTGTCGAAGGTGGGAGACAGCGCCATGCAGGTGGCGCCGCTCCAGTACGACGAGGTGTCGCTCGAGGGGTTGGACCGGGTGCTCGCGCGGGCGCGGGTGCACGGCGTGCGACTGGTGCTGACGCTGGGCAACTACTGGGACGCGTATGGAGGGGCGCGGCAGTACGTGGAGTGGGCGGGACTGCCACAGCCCGTGGAAGGCGACCCGCGCTTCTTCACCGAGCCGTCCGTGGTGGCGCACTACAAGGCGCATGTGGTGCGGCTCTTGGACCGGGTGAACACGGTGGACGGCATCCGCTATGGCGACCACCCGGCGGTGCTCGCGTGGGAGTTGCTCAACGAGCCGCGCGGGAAGGGCTTGGACAAGGAGGGCGTGAAGCTGCGCGCCTGGATTGATGACGTGGCGCGCGAGGTGAAGGCGCACGCGCCCGGGCATCTGGTGGGCACGGGGGAGGAGGGGTTCGAGCCTTCACCGGAAGGCTACGACGCGCCCTTCTGGGCGGCGGTGGGCTCGACGATGCTGCGGACGCCGGGCTCCAGCTTCGCTCGGAACACGGCGTCACCGTTCATCGACTTCGCGTCCGTGCACTTCTATCCGGAGGCCTGGGGCCTGGATGGCGCGGGCACGGCGGTGGCGGGGGCGAAGTGGATTTCGGAGCACGCGGCGATTGCGCGGAGCCTGGGCAAGCCGCTGTTCGTCGGGGAATTGGGACTGCGCAACGAGGGCGATCTGGACCTGTCGCAGCGCCGGGCGCTCTACCGGGGCTGGCTGGAGTGCATGCGCGAGGAGGGCGTGGGCGGCGGCTCGCTGTGGATGTTCGCCAATGACTCACGGCCCGACGCGTGGGACGCGCACACGTTCTACTTCCGCGACGGCACGGCGCCGGAGGACCCGGTGAATCGCTACGCGGACCTCATCATCGAGGCGGCCTCGGCGGCTCGGTGA
- a CDS encoding ABC transporter ATP-binding protein: MELRLEGVSKTYPNGTRALQGVNLNIPRGMFGLLGPNGAGKSTLMRSIATLQDVDTGSMTFDGIDLRRDKDKLREVLGYLPQDFGVYPKVTAWDMLDHLAQLKGLAQRGPRHDAVKALLQKTNLWEHRDRRLGGFSGGMKQRFGIAQALLGNPKLLIVDEPTAGLDPAERFRFHNLLAEISTDVVVLLSTHIVSDVADLCQNMAILAQGNVVLSGHPLKLVDALQQRVWKRFISQQEELDALMKELEVIAVRRVAGQRLVHVYAETQPPGFEPANPDLEDVYFHALSRAQKQS; encoded by the coding sequence ATGGAGCTCAGACTGGAAGGCGTGTCGAAGACCTACCCCAACGGCACTCGTGCGTTGCAGGGTGTCAACCTCAACATTCCTCGCGGCATGTTCGGCCTGCTCGGGCCCAATGGTGCTGGCAAGTCCACACTGATGCGCAGCATCGCCACGCTGCAGGACGTGGACACGGGCAGCATGACCTTCGACGGCATCGACCTGCGCCGCGACAAGGACAAGCTGCGCGAGGTGCTCGGCTACCTGCCCCAGGACTTCGGCGTGTACCCCAAGGTGACGGCCTGGGACATGCTGGACCACCTCGCCCAGCTCAAGGGCCTCGCCCAGCGGGGCCCACGCCACGACGCGGTGAAGGCGCTGCTCCAGAAGACCAACCTCTGGGAGCACCGGGACCGCCGGCTCGGCGGCTTCTCTGGCGGCATGAAGCAGCGCTTCGGCATCGCCCAGGCGCTGCTCGGCAACCCGAAGCTCCTCATCGTCGACGAGCCCACCGCCGGCCTCGACCCCGCCGAGCGCTTCCGCTTCCACAACCTGCTCGCCGAAATCAGCACCGACGTCGTGGTGCTGCTGTCCACGCACATCGTCTCGGACGTCGCGGACCTCTGCCAGAACATGGCCATCCTCGCGCAGGGCAACGTCGTCCTCAGCGGGCACCCGCTCAAGCTCGTGGACGCGCTCCAGCAGCGCGTGTGGAAGCGCTTCATCTCCCAGCAGGAGGAGCTGGACGCGCTGATGAAGGAACTGGAGGTCATCGCCGTGCGCCGCGTGGCCGGGCAGCGGCTCGTCCACGTCTACGCGGAGACCCAGCCGCCGGGCTTCGAGCCCGCGAATCCCGACCTGGAGGACGTCTACTTCCACGCCCTGTCGCGGGCCCAGAAGC